The Flavobacterium sp. 140616W15 sequence TTGGTGCTTTAACAGGACAATCATCTAAGCCTACTCATTTTAAAAGTAAAATAGGAGAGCTATTAACTTTTAATGATGGAGATGGGACGCTATCTGTAGCCAAAGAATCTGAGGTTAATACAGCTGGAGCTAAATTTAAAGTAATTAATGCTGGTTTATTAGCTCATCATGGTGCTATGGCAACTTTTTCTAATGGAACTTATGCCATTACCGAAAAAGATAATTCGGTTGCAGGAACACTACCTGAAAAAGTAAAAATCATAGATAATATTGGTAAAACTTTGTATGAAGCTACAACTCCAACAAAAGGAATTCACGGAAACGCTTCAGACGGAACCTATGCTGTTTTCGGCTCAGCAAGCGGTGTACTTGTAGTTGAAAGTTCAGGAAAACAAAAACTTATCGCTCTTCCTGAAGATTTTGGGACATCATGGTTTGGAAGTATTTTAGAAACAAAAGCCAAAGGAAAGTTTATAGGTTATACTGCAGCAAAAGGCGCCTATCTAATTGATGTTGCAAGCGGAACAATTAAACCAATTTTACAAAGTGTAGATATTGTACAATGCAAAGTAAGTTACAACAAAACTAAACTGGGCATTTTATTGCATAACGGTGAATTTAAATTATTTAATTTAACTACGTTACAAGTTGAAAAACAAGGAAAAGTAATTGGTGAAACAGCAAAAGATGCTTCTATGAAGCCCCAAATTGAACTAACAGAAAACTTTGCTTACATTACTTCTCCAACTACTGGAGAATTATTACAACTGAACTTGCCTACTATGTCTATTGCTAAGAAAATGAAAGTCACTAATACTCCTTATAGAATTACGATTCTTGGCTTCGAAAACAGTAAAGGTCACTAAACTTAAGTTCTTATTTTATTACAAATAATTAATAATAGAAGGCGATAAACTATTTCCTATCGTCTTCTATTATTTTACTTTATCCCTAATAGGTTAAAAAGCTCTTCTTTTTTATTTAAAGCTATTGCAATTGACTTACCATTAGTTAGCTCAACTGTATTGCCATTAATGCTTCTCACAGCTTCTAAATTAAGAATAAACGAACGCTGTACTCGAAAGAAATTTGGAAGATTAAGAATCTCCTCCATTGCTTTAAGAGTGACCTGTGTTGTAAAGCTTCCAGAAGGGATAATAATTTTGAGATAATCTCCCTGAGCTTCTATATAAAGGATTTCATTGAATAAAATTTTCACCAGCTTTCCTTCAGATTTAATAAATATCCTGTCAGTATGAATTTGTTGCTGAAGTGTTGCTATCTGACTTGATGTAACTTTATCTTTGGCTCTATTGACAGCCTTTAAAAACCGATCAAATCGAACCGGTTTTACCAAATAATCTGTTACACCAGCTTCAAAACCATCCAAGGCAAAATCACGATGCGCTGTAATAAAAATCACTACAGGCGGATACACTAACGAGCGTAACAATTCCATTCCGCTAATTTTAGGCATTTGAATATCACTAAAAACAATATCCACCGCATTATTATGTAAGTACGCCAACGCTTCAACTGGATCTTCAAATGAAGCCGACAGCTCTAGATATGGAATTTCTTTCACGAAAGTTTCAATAACCACTCTCCCAAGTGGTTCGTCATCTATAAC is a genomic window containing:
- a CDS encoding LytTR family DNA-binding domain-containing protein — its product is MNKLICIVIDDEPLGRVVIETFVKEIPYLELSASFEDPVEALAYLHNNAVDIVFSDIQMPKISGMELLRSLVYPPVVIFITAHRDFALDGFEAGVTDYLVKPVRFDRFLKAVNRAKDKVTSSQIATLQQQIHTDRIFIKSEGKLVKILFNEILYIEAQGDYLKIIIPSGSFTTQVTLKAMEEILNLPNFFRVQRSFILNLEAVRSINGNTVELTNGKSIAIALNKKEELFNLLGIK